GTGCGGCACGAAACGCTTTGATGTTGCGATGCACAAGTTACGTTTCCGATGGCTTTCGGCATCCCTTTGATATTGACGCAATAATCGTCACGCGATACCCTTGAGTGTTATTTGACCTTAAAGTGGAACCTGGGACTAACGATGGCAAATAGAACCATTACACGCGCACAGTTGAGCGAGGCGGTCTATCAAGAGGTCGGCCTATCGCGAAATGAGTCCGCTGTTCTTCTCGAGGCGGTCCTTAATTACATGTCCGAAGCCCTGGTTCGCGAGGAGACGGTGAAGATTTCATCGTTTGGAAGTTTTTCCGTGCGTAAAAAGGGACAGCGTATTGGACGTAATCCTAAAACCGGCGAGGAGGTGCCGATCCTTCCCCGCAAGGTTCTGGTTTTTCGTCCATCCCAGGTTATGAAATCGCGCATTAACGAGTCGGATTCCTCCCGTTGATCTTCATCTAACTGGGATAAGGCGGATTTTTCGAATGTCCACTCATCCTTCAACGCACTACGCCGCCGCGAAAAAGCGGCGAAACGGAAAGTCGGAGAACGCCTTTCGTACGATCAGCGAGGTTGCCGATGAGCTTTCCCTAGCCTCACATGTCTTACGGTTCTGGGAAACCAAATTCGCCCAAATACAACCCATGAAAAGAGGGGGCGGGCGACGGTACTACCGTCCAGAGGATGTCGCTCTGCTGCGCCAAATCCGCACTTTACTCTACGATAAGGGTTACACGATAAAGGGCGTGCAAAAGCTCATGCGTGAGGGGGATATCCCCCTGTCGGATGAAGAGCGCCTGGCGCCGTCTTCCGTCTCTCCCGATGGAGGCTCGAAACACGACGGAGACGCCCCCGATCCATCGCCTCGACGCGCCTCTCATCGGGATGATTTGCGGGCGGTGTTGGGTGAACTTGAGGCGTTGCGGGACCTTTTATAAAAATCCCCATCAAAGGTGAATACCGCCATTGCACATCACAGCGGCGGCGCGTATAGTGCGCGCGCTGTCACTTTGTGAAGCGAAATCAACACGGTCGGACGGAGCGTAGCGCAGTCTGGTAGCGCACTATACTGGGGGTGTAGGGGTCGTGGGTTCGAATCCCGCCGCTCCGACCAAAAAAAGGGATGGGTCCTATGACCCATCCCTTTTTCTTTTTTTAGGCGCGATAAAGTCTAGGGTCGGGAGCTCTTAATTATGGCGTGTTGGCGCATCCCCCATTTTGAATGGAGGTCTCCTGTTTCAACCCGTTTTTAAAAAGAAACCATTTTTTTGGCCATGGACATCCGATCCGCCCCCCATGGCATGGGGGGCGTTGGCGGGCGGTTGCGTGCGCGGACGATTGTACCGGCCTTGGGGTCTTCGAGGCGTACGCTCGCCGCATCCGTGCGAACCTCCACGCCGCCGCCGGACCAATGCGCGACTTGAAATGCGCCCATCATATCCCCAATCCAATATTTGGTACCCCGAATCCCAATCGTCGCCAAACGCGTGTTGATGGTTATTCCTCGATCGTTTTGTTTTCCGATAAGGCCGCTGGCTCCATCGAGCACGCCGGACACCAAATTCAAGGTAGCGCCGTTCTGGAAAGAATAATCAAAAACATTGAACGATGTTCGCTCGCCAAGGGTGAATAGAGCGTCGTCGATCATTTTAATTTCAAGGCGCGCATCAGCCCCCGTCGAGAGAATGTCTCCGATAAAAACGGCGACACCGGGCGCCAGGGGCCTCGATATGGCGTCCAACACCGCGACGGCGCGTCCCTTGACGCGTAAGACCGTTCCGGCTTTTTCTCCCGATGCTTGTTGGGTGGACGCGTCCTGCGCCGCCTGCGCCATTCGACCGCTAAACAGTCCATACATTCCGGCGACGAAAGGGGCGAACATGACTTTAATGGTGGTGCGTCTGTTCATACCTAAAAACCAATCATTGATTTGCATTGATTGCTTACGCGTATTTGAACCCACACTAGAGCACGGATCAAGGTTAATATCCTGCGCAATTGTGTTTCCGCCCGATACCGTACAGGGGTATAAGAACCACGACATTTGTTATAGGCGACGGTTTTCGATGATCATCAATAGCTTGTTTCGAGATAAAAAGATTGCCGTTTTGGGGTTGGGCGTCTCCGGTATGGCCAGTGTTGACGCTTTGCGGGCCAGTGGTGCACAGGTGTTCGCTTGGGATGACGCGGACGAACGTCGCCGCGAATGTTTGGGGCTTGGCGTCGAACCCGTCGATTTGGCGGGGCTCGACTGGACGGCGGAAAAGTTCGATTACTTGCTGTTAAGCCCGGGCATTGCGCATACCCACCCTCGTCCGCACCCGGTGGCGCAATTGGCGAAAAAGGTCGAATGCCCCATCGTCTGCGACGTCGAATTGTTGACTCTCGCCCAAGGAAAATCACGCTTTATCGGTATTACCGGAACCAACGGAAAATCCACCACGACAGCACTGATTGGCCATATTTTCGAAAAAGTAGGCCGCCAGGTGCAAGTGGGGGGGAATTTAGGTATTCCCGCACTTGCGCTCAGCCCCTTGGAAGAGGGGGGCGTTTACGTTCTCGAGTTATCCTCGTATCAATTGGAACTGCTGCACGAGAGTGTGTTCGACATCGCCATTTTACTGAACATCAGCCCGGATCATTTGGATCGCCATGGTGGAATGGC
This genomic window from Varunaivibrio sulfuroxidans contains:
- the ihfA gene encoding integration host factor subunit alpha, coding for MANRTITRAQLSEAVYQEVGLSRNESAVLLEAVLNYMSEALVREETVKISSFGSFSVRKKGQRIGRNPKTGEEVPILPRKVLVFRPSQVMKSRINESDSSR
- a CDS encoding MerR family transcriptional regulator, coding for MSTHPSTHYAAAKKRRNGKSENAFRTISEVADELSLASHVLRFWETKFAQIQPMKRGGGRRYYRPEDVALLRQIRTLLYDKGYTIKGVQKLMREGDIPLSDEERLAPSSVSPDGGSKHDGDAPDPSPRRASHRDDLRAVLGELEALRDLL
- a CDS encoding FecR family protein; translation: MNRRTTIKVMFAPFVAGMYGLFSGRMAQAAQDASTQQASGEKAGTVLRVKGRAVAVLDAISRPLAPGVAVFIGDILSTGADARLEIKMIDDALFTLGERTSFNVFDYSFQNGATLNLVSGVLDGASGLIGKQNDRGITINTRLATIGIRGTKYWIGDMMGAFQVAHWSGGGVEVRTDAASVRLEDPKAGTIVRARNRPPTPPMPWGADRMSMAKKMVSF